The genomic segment GACGACGAGACGACGGTGATCGCTGCCCTGGTGCATCGGGCCGTGGACGGCGACGCGCAGGCGACCCACGACCTGCTGGCCCACGTCCACCCGCTCGCCCTGCGGTACTGCCGGTCCCGGCTGAACCGGCTGCCCGGTGACGCTCGTCACTTCGTCGAGGACCTGGCGCAGGAAGTCTGCGTCGCCGTGCTGATGGCGCTGCCCCGGTACCGCGACACCGGCCGCCCCTTCGAGGCGTTCGTCTTCGCCATCGCCGGACACAAGGTCGCCGACCTCCAGCGCGCCGCGATGCGCCACCCCGGGTCCACGGCCGTCCCGTCCGACGAGATGCCCGAGCGCCCCGACGACTCCCTCGGCCCGGAGGAGCGCGCGCTGCTCAGCAGCGACGCGGCCTGGGCCAAGAAGCTCCTCGCCAACCTGCCGGAGAACCAGCGCGAGCTGCTCGTCCTGCGGGTGGCCGTCGGCCTGACCGCCGAGGAGACCGGACAGATGCTGGGCATGTCCCCCGGAGCCGTACGCGTCGCCCAGCACCGCGCGCTCAGCCGGCTGCGAGCCCTCGCGGAACAGTGACTTCGGCCGCACCCCCGCCGGCCTCCCCGGGTTCGGCCCCGCGTCTTCCCGGGCTTTCCGGGCTTCTGTAGAAACCTACGGAGAGGCCCGACGATCTTGATCGTGGAATGAGACACCCCAGAAGGCCGTTAGCATGGACATCCGCACCGATCAAGACCATTTGGGGAAGGTGTCATGAC from the Streptomyces sp. NBC_01335 genome contains:
- a CDS encoding sigma-70 family RNA polymerase sigma factor, translated to MRDDETTVIAALVHRAVDGDAQATHDLLAHVHPLALRYCRSRLNRLPGDARHFVEDLAQEVCVAVLMALPRYRDTGRPFEAFVFAIAGHKVADLQRAAMRHPGSTAVPSDEMPERPDDSLGPEERALLSSDAAWAKKLLANLPENQRELLVLRVAVGLTAEETGQMLGMSPGAVRVAQHRALSRLRALAEQ